A single Pseudoxanthomonas sp. DNA region contains:
- a CDS encoding CsgG/HfaB family protein, translated as MSKTVRITAGMLALVAALPAFAQRQSAQDQRKQQTAEIPTCSKPLGSISVIEPEDAVNWWTGQQLPAPSRLIKVFVNKSRCFTLVDRGAGMGAAMAERDLAASGELRNRSNVGKGQIRAADYVLVPDLISQNSNAGGNAISGLLGGLIGGNAGAIVGGLNFKKKTADVVLTVTDVRSSEQVAMAEGNAVKTDIGWGAGGGLFGGSGLGAAGVGGYANTEIGQVITLAYLKAYTDLVGQLGGLTDNASGSNAQQAVEMTKPGRLFANAKGTGKAVRDLDPGMMLYPTGNKDGVMWEVEDELGNKGWVSSTLVKLAR; from the coding sequence ATGAGCAAGACCGTACGTATCACCGCCGGCATGCTGGCGCTCGTGGCCGCGCTGCCCGCGTTCGCCCAGCGCCAGAGCGCGCAGGACCAGCGCAAGCAGCAGACCGCCGAAATCCCGACCTGCAGCAAGCCGCTGGGGTCGATCTCGGTGATCGAGCCGGAGGATGCGGTGAACTGGTGGACCGGCCAGCAGCTGCCGGCGCCGTCGAGGCTGATCAAGGTGTTCGTCAACAAGTCGCGCTGCTTCACCCTCGTCGATCGTGGCGCCGGCATGGGCGCGGCCATGGCCGAGCGCGACCTGGCCGCGAGCGGCGAGCTGCGCAACCGCTCCAACGTGGGCAAGGGACAGATCCGCGCCGCCGACTACGTGCTGGTGCCGGACCTGATCTCGCAGAACAGCAATGCCGGCGGCAACGCCATCAGCGGCCTGCTGGGTGGGCTGATCGGCGGCAACGCGGGCGCCATCGTCGGTGGCCTGAACTTCAAGAAGAAGACGGCCGACGTGGTGCTGACCGTGACCGACGTGCGTTCGTCCGAGCAGGTGGCGATGGCTGAGGGCAACGCGGTCAAGACCGACATCGGCTGGGGCGCCGGTGGCGGCCTGTTCGGCGGCAGCGGCCTGGGCGCGGCGGGCGTCGGCGGCTACGCCAATACCGAGATCGGCCAGGTCATCACGCTGGCCTATCTGAAGGCCTACACCGACCTCGTCGGCCAGCTGGGCGGACTCACCGACAACGCATCGGGCTCCAACGCCCAGCAGGCGGTGGAAATGACCAAGCCGGGCCGCCTGTTCGCCAACGCCAAGGGCACCGGCAAGGCCGTGCGCGACCTGGATCCGGGCATGATGCTGTATCCCACCGGCAACAAGGACGGCGTGATGTGGGAAGTCGAGGACGAACTGGGCAACAAGGGCTGGGTCTCCTCCACCCTGGTGAAGCTGGCGCGCTGA
- a CDS encoding EamA/RhaT family transporter → MSYLLISIVCSVLVSVLLKLMQRRGIDTAQGITWNYLAAAVLCFVLLDPPLATLARADAPQGELALLALLLPGIFLALSASVRAAGIVRTDIAQRMSLVLSLLAAFLWFGERVDGLRIAGLVLGVIAIACLVVRPERGARSDGWQAWALPLLVLVGYASVDVLLKRLSASGTPFAASLQLAFVAAFAVMLAVQLLRAWRGHVALTRAALGSGLLLGVLNFANILFYVKAHRALPEHPAVVFSMMNIGVVLLGTLAGVFGFGERLGRLNLLAIPLAIVAIALIASGMR, encoded by the coding sequence GTGTCCTACCTGCTCATCAGCATCGTCTGCAGCGTGCTCGTCTCGGTGCTGCTCAAGCTGATGCAGCGGCGCGGGATCGACACGGCGCAGGGCATCACCTGGAACTACCTGGCCGCGGCGGTGCTGTGCTTCGTGCTGCTCGACCCGCCGCTGGCGACGCTGGCGCGTGCCGATGCGCCGCAGGGAGAGCTGGCCCTGCTGGCCCTGTTGCTGCCCGGCATCTTCCTGGCCCTGTCGGCCTCCGTGCGCGCGGCCGGCATCGTGCGCACCGACATCGCCCAGCGCATGTCGCTGGTGCTGTCGCTGCTGGCCGCCTTCCTGTGGTTCGGCGAACGCGTCGACGGACTGCGGATCGCCGGACTGGTCCTCGGCGTGATCGCCATCGCCTGCCTGGTCGTGCGCCCGGAGCGCGGCGCACGCAGCGACGGCTGGCAGGCCTGGGCGTTGCCATTGCTGGTGCTGGTGGGCTACGCCAGCGTCGACGTGCTGCTGAAGCGGCTGTCCGCCTCGGGCACCCCGTTCGCCGCGTCGCTGCAGCTGGCCTTCGTCGCCGCCTTCGCGGTGATGCTGGCCGTGCAGCTGCTGCGCGCCTGGCGTGGACACGTCGCGCTGACCCGCGCCGCCCTCGGCAGCGGCCTGCTGCTGGGCGTGCTGAACTTCGCCAACATCCTGTTCTACGTGAAGGCGCACCGCGCATTGCCCGAGCATCCGGCGGTGGTGTTTTCGATGATGAACATCGGCGTGGTGCTGCTGGGCACGCTGGCGGGCGTGTTCGGCTTCGGCGAGCGGCTCGGCCGGCTCAACCTGCTGGCCATTCCGCTGGCGATCGTGGCGATCGCGCTGATCGCCAGCGGGATGCGCTGA
- a CDS encoding D-alanyl-D-alanine carboxypeptidase family protein — MKFRFALAALATTAMGLAIAQTPAPTPAPAAPAAAAVEIPPPPTPTATAWILMDYITGQVLAGENYNERVEPASITKVMTSYVLAAEQKNGKIKPTDQVMMSERAWREGGAGTDGSYSGFAVNKTASLLDMETGMAVQSGNDAAIALAEHAAGSQEAFAALMNNYAAQIGMKGSNFVNAHGLSAPEHYSTAYDLALLGRALIREYPEQYAFNKIKEFTVGTITQPNRNLLLWRDPSVDGIKTGHHSGAGYCLMSSAKRGDQRLIAVVMGSTSEKQRADDSLALLNWGFRFYETHRLYEPGKSIATQRVWKGKAKDVQLGVAQPMLVSVPRGRYEQLKPTMDVPKTLVAPITAGQAIGTVKVTLDGKVVAESPLVAITAIEEAGFFKRLWDAFWMWWESE, encoded by the coding sequence ATGAAGTTCCGTTTCGCCCTCGCCGCGCTCGCGACCACCGCCATGGGGCTGGCCATCGCCCAGACGCCCGCGCCGACGCCGGCGCCTGCCGCTCCGGCCGCTGCGGCTGTCGAGATTCCGCCGCCGCCCACCCCGACCGCCACGGCGTGGATCCTGATGGACTACATCACCGGCCAGGTCCTGGCCGGCGAGAACTACAACGAGCGCGTCGAGCCGGCCAGCATCACCAAGGTCATGACCTCGTACGTGCTGGCGGCCGAGCAGAAGAACGGCAAGATCAAGCCCACCGACCAGGTGATGATGAGCGAGCGCGCCTGGCGCGAGGGCGGTGCCGGCACGGACGGCAGCTACAGCGGTTTCGCGGTCAACAAGACCGCGTCGCTGCTGGATATGGAAACCGGCATGGCCGTGCAGTCGGGCAACGACGCCGCCATCGCCCTGGCCGAACATGCCGCCGGCAGCCAGGAAGCGTTCGCCGCGCTGATGAACAACTATGCCGCGCAGATCGGCATGAAGGGCTCGAACTTCGTCAACGCGCACGGCCTGTCGGCGCCGGAGCACTACTCCACGGCCTACGACCTGGCCCTGCTCGGGCGCGCGCTGATCCGCGAGTATCCGGAGCAGTACGCCTTCAACAAGATCAAGGAGTTCACGGTCGGCACCATCACCCAGCCGAACCGCAACCTGCTGCTGTGGCGCGACCCCAGCGTGGACGGCATCAAGACCGGCCATCACTCCGGCGCGGGCTACTGCCTGATGAGCTCGGCCAAGCGCGGCGACCAGCGCCTGATCGCGGTGGTGATGGGCTCGACCTCCGAGAAACAGCGCGCCGACGACAGCCTGGCGCTGCTGAACTGGGGCTTCCGGTTCTACGAAACGCATCGCCTGTACGAGCCGGGCAAGTCCATCGCCACCCAGCGCGTGTGGAAGGGCAAGGCGAAGGACGTGCAGCTGGGCGTCGCGCAGCCGATGCTGGTCAGCGTGCCGCGTGGCCGTTACGAGCAGCTCAAGCCCACGATGGACGTGCCGAAGACGCTAGTGGCGCCGATCACCGCAGGCCAGGCCATCGGTACCGTGAAGGTCACGCTGGACGGCAAGGTCGTCGCGGAATCGCCGCTGGTGGCGATCACGGCGATCGAAGAAGCCGGCTTCTTCAAGCGCCTGTGGGACGCGTTCTGGATGTGGTGGGAGTCGGAGTGA
- a CDS encoding septal ring lytic transglycosylase RlpA family protein has protein sequence MKWLALPLIAVALAACSTAPKKSPSPLGGGATRPSPATPSPAVAGRDCSRYAPAQEDLSTRGDYTAGGLYKPGVPDTTPDHVPDLDCIREPLVTAEPRSRVGNKSPYSVLGKQYRVLDKVEGYVEQGTASYYGNKFHGRRTSNQEVYDMYAYSAAHKSLPLPSFARVTNLDNGKSVVVRVNDRGPFHEGRVIDLSYAAAVRLGITQRGTGRVEVRALTPDGTALAAAPASLPASLPASSAMDHLVGRLPKEAARYHVPAKPGDTPSADGFDAWMKANGVRVASGKPAAPAAATPVATPSAMPAAASSAAVAVPASRAPAALQLQVASFSSRDNADRALARLTAAGIADARLSDVPGADRPLWRLRVGAADAASAEALAGRIASLGFARPRIVRE, from the coding sequence ATGAAGTGGCTGGCCCTGCCGCTGATCGCGGTGGCGTTGGCCGCATGCAGCACGGCGCCGAAGAAGTCGCCGTCGCCGTTGGGCGGCGGCGCCACGCGGCCATCCCCGGCGACGCCATCGCCGGCCGTCGCCGGCAGGGACTGTTCGCGTTACGCACCGGCGCAGGAAGACCTGTCCACGCGCGGCGACTACACCGCCGGCGGTCTCTACAAGCCGGGCGTGCCCGACACCACGCCGGACCACGTGCCCGACCTGGACTGCATCCGCGAGCCCCTCGTCACCGCCGAGCCGCGCTCGCGCGTGGGCAACAAGTCGCCGTATTCGGTGCTCGGCAAGCAGTACCGCGTGCTGGACAAGGTGGAGGGTTACGTCGAGCAGGGCACGGCGTCGTACTACGGCAACAAGTTCCATGGCCGTCGCACCTCCAACCAGGAGGTCTACGACATGTACGCCTACAGCGCCGCGCACAAGTCGCTGCCGTTGCCCAGCTTCGCGCGCGTCACCAACCTGGACAACGGCAAGTCGGTGGTCGTGCGGGTCAACGACCGCGGGCCGTTCCACGAAGGCCGCGTGATCGACCTGAGCTATGCGGCTGCGGTGCGCCTGGGCATCACCCAGCGCGGCACCGGTCGGGTGGAAGTGCGTGCGTTGACGCCGGACGGCACCGCGCTGGCCGCCGCGCCCGCATCCTTGCCCGCATCCTTGCCCGCGTCGTCGGCGATGGATCACCTGGTCGGGCGGTTGCCGAAGGAGGCGGCGCGCTACCACGTGCCGGCCAAGCCGGGCGATACGCCCAGCGCGGACGGGTTCGACGCATGGATGAAGGCCAATGGCGTGCGCGTGGCCTCCGGCAAACCCGCCGCGCCTGCAGCGGCCACCCCGGTCGCCACCCCGTCGGCGATGCCTGCCGCCGCTTCGTCCGCAGCGGTCGCCGTGCCGGCCAGCCGCGCCCCGGCTGCGCTGCAACTGCAGGTCGCCAGCTTTTCCAGCCGCGACAACGCCGACCGCGCGCTGGCGCGGCTCACCGCCGCGGGCATTGCCGACGCGCGGCTCAGCGATGTGCCGGGTGCGGACCGTCCGTTGTGGCGGCTGCGCGTGGGGGCGGCCGATGCCGCGTCGGCCGAGGCGCTGGCGGGCAGGATCGCCAGCCTGGGCTTCGCGCGCCCGCGCATCGTCCGCGAGTAG
- the mltB gene encoding lytic murein transglycosylase B: MMRNALSCLLVLGLASCATPQPPPPAASATPPAPAPTTPAETSVERVAEVPTEALKPVDFPTARAQFVRDTAAKYGIAPAEIEATLAKAQFLDSVVAAMSRPAERVKPWSEYRVGFLTQARIDGGRKFIAAHRDELTRVEQQYGVPAEMIVSIIGVETNYGGFTGRHKVLDALYTLAFRYPRTGNPERAAYEHRREQFFRDELAQLFALGREENLDIASLTGSYAGAMGLGQFMPSSYREFAVDGDGDGRRDLFASYPDIFASIANYFRKKGGERGGWVPGGAVVARAQLQDGFAEFNPDTWTPDYTLAQLADKGYRPIDPVAPDATATLVQLDGADGRQYWLGFQNYYAITRYNNSKMYAMAVYQLSQAIAGREIPPA, from the coding sequence ATGATGCGAAACGCACTTTCCTGTCTTTTGGTGCTGGGCCTGGCGTCCTGCGCCACGCCGCAGCCACCGCCGCCGGCCGCGTCGGCGACGCCTCCCGCACCTGCTCCCACCACCCCCGCCGAAACCTCGGTCGAACGCGTCGCCGAGGTGCCGACGGAAGCGCTGAAGCCGGTCGATTTCCCCACCGCGCGGGCGCAGTTCGTGCGGGACACGGCGGCGAAGTACGGCATCGCGCCGGCCGAGATCGAAGCCACGCTGGCGAAGGCGCAGTTCCTCGACAGCGTGGTCGCGGCCATGTCGCGTCCCGCCGAGCGGGTGAAGCCGTGGAGCGAATACCGCGTCGGCTTCCTGACGCAGGCGCGCATCGACGGCGGTCGCAAATTCATCGCCGCGCATCGTGATGAACTGACCCGCGTCGAGCAGCAGTACGGCGTGCCCGCGGAGATGATCGTGTCGATCATCGGCGTGGAAACCAACTACGGTGGCTTCACGGGCCGCCACAAGGTGCTGGATGCGCTGTATACGCTGGCCTTCCGCTATCCGCGCACCGGCAATCCCGAGCGTGCCGCCTACGAACACCGTCGCGAGCAGTTCTTCCGCGACGAGCTGGCGCAGTTGTTCGCGCTGGGCCGCGAGGAGAACCTCGACATCGCCTCGCTGACCGGCAGCTACGCCGGCGCGATGGGGCTGGGCCAGTTCATGCCGTCCAGCTATCGCGAGTTCGCGGTGGACGGCGACGGCGACGGTCGTCGCGACCTGTTCGCCAGCTACCCCGACATCTTCGCCTCGATCGCCAACTACTTCCGCAAGAAGGGCGGCGAGCGCGGCGGCTGGGTGCCGGGCGGCGCGGTGGTGGCGCGTGCGCAGCTGCAGGATGGCTTCGCCGAGTTCAATCCGGACACCTGGACGCCGGACTACACGCTGGCGCAGCTGGCCGACAAGGGCTACCGCCCGATCGACCCGGTGGCGCCCGACGCCACCGCCACGCTGGTGCAGCTGGATGGCGCCGACGGCCGGCAGTACTGGCTGGGCTTCCAGAACTACTACGCGATCACCCGCTACAACAACTCCAAGATGTACGCGATGGCGGTGTACCAGCTGTCGCAGGCCATCGCCGGTCGCGAGATTCCGCCGGCATGA
- the rodA gene encoding rod shape-determining protein RodA: MTDLLRSGFDLLRHLLRTVDWWLLGALLALMGIGLAVLYSAGGEALGERLVLAQGVRFGVGLVAMWALSRVTPVRLRAWTPGVFAVALLPLVLVLFIGTGKHGAHWIDLKFFYLQPSELLKIALPMMLAWYLHREPLPPGWRTTIVSALLIGLPTGLILLQPDFGTAMLVAASGVFGLYLAGLSWWWFITAGVLGGTAVGLVMFAPISWFSFLREYQQNRILTFRDPENDPLGAGWNILQSKIAIGGGGWTGKGWGQGSQSHLDYLPEHTTDFIFSVLSEEFGWVGVAVALSLYLFVVGRCLWIAMDARDTYSRLLAGTLGMALFVYVIVNGGMVSGLLPVVGVPMPLLSYGGTSAVSLLAGLGLVMAVRAHRPVHGY; encoded by the coding sequence ATGACCGATCTCCTGCGCTCGGGCTTCGACCTGCTGCGGCACCTGCTGCGCACGGTGGACTGGTGGCTGCTCGGCGCGCTGCTGGCGCTGATGGGCATCGGCCTGGCCGTGCTGTACAGCGCGGGCGGGGAGGCGTTGGGCGAGCGGCTGGTGCTGGCGCAGGGCGTGCGCTTCGGCGTTGGCCTGGTAGCGATGTGGGCGCTGTCGCGGGTGACGCCGGTGCGCCTGCGCGCGTGGACGCCGGGGGTGTTCGCGGTGGCGCTGCTGCCGCTGGTGCTGGTGCTGTTCATCGGTACCGGCAAGCACGGTGCGCACTGGATCGACCTGAAGTTCTTCTACCTGCAGCCGTCGGAACTGCTGAAGATCGCGCTGCCGATGATGCTGGCCTGGTACCTGCATCGCGAACCGCTGCCGCCGGGCTGGCGCACGACGATCGTGTCGGCGTTGCTGATCGGATTGCCGACCGGGCTGATCCTGCTGCAGCCTGATTTCGGCACGGCGATGCTGGTGGCGGCCAGCGGCGTGTTCGGCCTCTACCTGGCCGGGCTGTCGTGGTGGTGGTTCATCACCGCCGGCGTGCTGGGCGGCACCGCGGTGGGTCTGGTGATGTTCGCGCCGATCTCGTGGTTCTCGTTCCTGCGCGAGTACCAGCAGAATCGCATCCTGACGTTCCGCGATCCGGAAAACGATCCGCTCGGTGCCGGCTGGAACATCCTGCAGTCGAAGATCGCCATCGGCGGTGGCGGCTGGACGGGCAAGGGCTGGGGGCAGGGCTCGCAGTCGCACCTGGACTACCTGCCGGAGCACACCACCGACTTCATCTTCTCCGTGCTGTCGGAGGAATTCGGCTGGGTCGGCGTCGCGGTGGCGCTGTCGCTGTACCTGTTCGTCGTCGGCCGCTGCCTGTGGATCGCGATGGACGCGCGCGACACGTATTCGCGCCTGCTCGCCGGTACGCTGGGCATGGCGCTGTTCGTCTACGTCATCGTCAACGGCGGCATGGTCTCGGGCCTGCTGCCGGTGGTGGGCGTGCCGATGCCGCTGCTTAGCTACGGCGGCACGTCTGCGGTGTCGCTGCTCGCCGGCCTGGGCCTGGTGATGGCGGTGCGTGCGCACCGGCCGGTGCATGGGTATTGA
- the mrdA gene encoding penicillin-binding protein 2, protein MIGARRRGKNPHAEADQFRRRAVTGFVVVALCLLGLGAWYFKLQVIEHADYATRSEANRIRPRPVVPGRGTIYDRNGLLLAENVPAFRLDVTPDKVKEPAKLVADLAKIIDLSPEDIERFEATRKATRGFRPITLKLRVSEEEMARFAVDRWRYPGVELVPYLTRRYPYGELFAHIVGYVGRVDEKDLETLGEINSALTHIGKTGLERYYDEQLRGKIGYEKVETNVEGRALRVVGRVPAQAGTDLRLSVDAKLQQAIVDSFGELEGSAIAVDPRTGEILAMVSLPSYDPNLFVNGISSKDFKRLNDNPSRPQFNRLVLGGVAPGSTLKPLIALAGLDSGKRKPEDTVVSTGMFYLPGTSRGWGDASRRGHGVTDLRKSISQSVNTYYYRLALDMGIAQFDEYMAHYGFGQPTGIDLRGEIGGILPSPAAKLKSRKERWYPGDTVNVAIGQGDWKVTPLQLVRATAGIASGQLRRPHLVRETRVGFDRPWEPVPQPAPIAISPNPANVEVVRLGMQDTMQPGGTGWRTALGAPYLMAGKTGTAQVISRRGTAAVDPRSLPMHLRHRSLFVGFAPADNPTIAIAIAVEGGGYGGSTAGPMARKIFDAYLLGKMPEKEGEEAAPAGTAPATSPASPTPAPAQPTNANPRPGQVPSQVPSQFPSPSPSGGAPAQRPSPNGRGA, encoded by the coding sequence ATGATCGGAGCCCGCCGACGCGGCAAGAACCCGCACGCCGAAGCCGACCAGTTCCGCCGCCGTGCGGTGACCGGCTTCGTGGTGGTGGCGTTGTGCCTGCTGGGCCTGGGCGCGTGGTACTTCAAGCTGCAGGTCATCGAGCACGCCGACTACGCCACGCGCTCGGAGGCCAACCGCATCCGCCCGCGGCCGGTCGTGCCCGGGCGCGGCACCATCTACGACCGCAACGGGCTGCTGCTGGCGGAGAACGTGCCGGCGTTCCGCCTGGACGTCACGCCGGACAAGGTGAAGGAGCCGGCGAAGCTGGTCGCCGACCTGGCGAAGATCATCGACCTCTCCCCCGAGGACATCGAGCGCTTCGAGGCCACCCGCAAGGCGACGCGCGGCTTCCGCCCGATCACGCTGAAGCTGCGCGTCAGCGAGGAGGAGATGGCGCGCTTCGCGGTGGACCGCTGGCGCTATCCCGGCGTGGAACTGGTGCCGTACCTCACCCGGCGCTATCCCTACGGCGAGCTGTTCGCGCACATCGTCGGCTACGTCGGCCGCGTGGACGAGAAGGATCTGGAAACGCTGGGCGAGATCAACTCGGCGCTGACCCACATCGGCAAGACCGGCCTGGAGCGTTACTACGACGAGCAGCTGCGCGGGAAGATCGGTTACGAGAAGGTCGAGACGAACGTGGAAGGCCGCGCGCTGCGCGTGGTCGGGCGCGTGCCCGCGCAGGCCGGCACCGACCTGCGCCTGAGCGTGGACGCGAAGCTGCAGCAGGCCATCGTCGATTCCTTCGGCGAACTGGAAGGCTCGGCGATCGCGGTCGATCCGCGCACCGGCGAGATCCTGGCGATGGTCAGCCTGCCCAGCTACGACCCCAACCTGTTCGTCAACGGCATTTCCAGCAAGGACTTCAAGCGGCTCAACGACAATCCGTCGCGCCCGCAGTTCAACCGCCTGGTGCTGGGCGGCGTGGCGCCCGGCTCCACGCTGAAGCCGCTGATCGCGCTGGCCGGACTGGACAGCGGCAAGCGCAAGCCGGAAGACACGGTGGTGTCCACCGGCATGTTCTACCTGCCCGGCACCAGTCGCGGCTGGGGTGATGCCAGCCGGCGCGGCCACGGCGTGACCGACCTGCGCAAGTCGATCTCGCAGTCGGTCAACACGTATTACTACCGGCTGGCGCTGGACATGGGCATCGCGCAGTTCGACGAGTACATGGCGCACTACGGCTTCGGCCAGCCCACCGGCATCGACCTGCGCGGCGAGATCGGCGGCATCCTGCCCTCGCCGGCGGCCAAGCTGAAGTCGCGCAAGGAACGCTGGTACCCCGGCGACACCGTCAACGTCGCCATCGGCCAGGGCGACTGGAAGGTCACCCCGCTGCAACTGGTGCGCGCCACGGCCGGCATCGCGAGCGGGCAGTTGCGGCGTCCGCACCTGGTGCGGGAGACCCGTGTCGGGTTCGATCGGCCATGGGAACCCGTGCCGCAGCCCGCGCCCATCGCGATCAGTCCGAACCCGGCGAACGTGGAGGTGGTGCGGCTCGGCATGCAGGACACCATGCAGCCCGGCGGCACCGGTTGGCGTACGGCGCTGGGTGCGCCGTATCTCATGGCCGGCAAGACCGGCACCGCGCAGGTGATCAGCCGCCGCGGCACGGCGGCCGTCGATCCGCGCAGCCTGCCGATGCACCTGCGCCATCGCTCGCTCTTCGTCGGCTTCGCGCCGGCCGACAACCCGACCATCGCCATCGCCATCGCGGTGGAAGGCGGCGGTTACGGAGGCAGCACCGCCGGCCCGATGGCGCGCAAGATCTTCGACGCCTACCTGCTGGGGAAGATGCCCGAGAAGGAAGGGGAGGAGGCTGCGCCCGCCGGCACGGCACCGGCGACATCGCCGGCATCGCCGACACCGGCGCCGGCGCAGCCGACGAATGCGAATCCGCGCCCGGGCCAGGTTCCGAGCCAGGTTCCGAGCCAGTTTCCGAGCCCCTCTCCCTCCGGCGGAGCGCCTGCTCAACGCCCCTCTCCCAATGGGAGAGGGGCTTGA
- the mreD gene encoding rod shape-determining protein MreD — translation MSRARTGWLMPLSVIVALLLGLLPLPEVLQPLRPYWLALIVAYWVIEAPDSAGLGFAVGIGLVADLMFGTLLGEQALRLLIMAFILQRFRARLRFFPMSQQALAIGGLLLNDRIVTTVVHLTLGEPTLPWQYWWAPLLGMLFWPPLFVLMDALRLGRRRRG, via the coding sequence ATGAGCCGCGCCCGTACCGGCTGGCTGATGCCGCTGAGCGTCATCGTGGCCCTGCTGCTCGGCCTGCTGCCGTTGCCGGAGGTGCTGCAGCCCCTTCGCCCTTACTGGCTGGCGCTGATCGTCGCGTACTGGGTGATCGAGGCGCCGGACAGCGCGGGCCTCGGCTTCGCCGTCGGTATCGGCCTGGTCGCCGACCTGATGTTCGGCACGCTGCTGGGCGAACAGGCGCTGCGCCTGCTGATCATGGCCTTCATCCTGCAGCGCTTCCGCGCGCGGCTGCGCTTCTTCCCGATGTCGCAGCAGGCGCTGGCGATCGGCGGCCTGCTGCTCAACGACCGCATCGTCACCACCGTGGTGCACCTGACGCTGGGCGAACCGACGCTGCCCTGGCAGTACTGGTGGGCGCCGTTGCTGGGCATGCTGTTCTGGCCGCCGCTGTTCGTGCTGATGGACGCGCTGCGGCTGGGTCGCCGCCGGCGGGGCTGA
- the mreC gene encoding rod shape-determining protein MreC, whose protein sequence is MPSYAGPPVASRPGEVASTLRLLGYLALTIALVVMDHRGGWLSQLRSQLNVVTQPLWWVAGLPGRVTTRVQDDAATRAGLIEENGRLRNDLLVANARLARLQTAATDNAQLRALLGVKTSRGLDVQLAPILDVDLAPGRQRLVLDAGSRAGAKVGQSVIDAGGLMGQIIDTTPAHATVLLLTDPDHAVPVMVARNGVRLIVYGRGRSDLLELADVPLNSGIEVGDLLVTSGLGGRFPAGFPVGRISALRPDDSHAFLVGDVTPAARLDRGRDVLLLKSAPPQPLPTPDPSRFLPEVATPGEGAAQPAGAPPVAPATQSPSPPGRGVGVRADEGSTGAAAQNTSAPAPTSSQAPRPANVPTLTPTPLPAGEGLNGRAPVTGERLDRDTPASPRPTTQEPQR, encoded by the coding sequence GTGCCCTCCTACGCCGGTCCGCCCGTCGCCTCCCGTCCCGGTGAAGTCGCCAGCACGCTGCGGCTGCTGGGTTATCTGGCGCTGACCATCGCCCTGGTGGTCATGGACCATCGCGGCGGCTGGCTGTCGCAGCTGCGCTCGCAGCTCAACGTGGTCACCCAGCCGCTGTGGTGGGTGGCGGGTCTGCCCGGGCGGGTGACCACCCGCGTCCAGGACGATGCCGCCACCCGCGCCGGCCTGATCGAGGAGAACGGGCGTCTCCGCAACGACCTGCTGGTGGCCAACGCCCGGCTGGCCCGTCTGCAGACGGCCGCCACGGACAACGCGCAGCTGCGCGCGTTGCTGGGCGTGAAGACCTCGCGCGGGCTGGACGTGCAGCTCGCGCCGATCCTCGATGTCGACCTGGCACCCGGTCGGCAGCGTCTGGTGCTGGACGCCGGCAGCCGCGCCGGTGCGAAAGTGGGGCAGTCGGTCATCGATGCCGGCGGGCTGATGGGCCAGATCATCGACACCACGCCGGCGCACGCCACCGTGCTGCTGCTCACCGATCCGGATCATGCGGTGCCGGTGATGGTCGCGCGCAACGGCGTGCGCCTGATCGTCTACGGGCGCGGCCGCAGCGACCTGCTGGAACTGGCCGACGTGCCGCTCAACAGCGGCATCGAGGTCGGCGACCTGCTGGTGACTTCCGGCCTGGGCGGCCGCTTCCCGGCCGGATTCCCGGTCGGCAGGATCTCCGCGCTGCGCCCGGACGACAGCCATGCCTTCCTGGTGGGGGACGTCACGCCGGCCGCGCGCCTGGATCGCGGCCGCGACGTGCTGCTGCTGAAGTCCGCGCCACCGCAGCCGTTGCCAACCCCGGATCCGTCGCGGTTTCTGCCGGAGGTGGCGACGCCTGGCGAAGGTGCCGCGCAGCCGGCGGGAGCGCCACCTGTCGCGCCCGCGACCCAGAGCCCCTCTCCCCCCGGGAGAGGGGTTGGGGTGAGGGCTGACGAAGGCAGCACCGGGGCGGCTGCGCAGAATACATCCGCGCCCGCGCCCACTTCTTCGCAAGCCCCACGCCCCGCGAACGTCCCGACCCTCACCCCAACCCCTCTCCCGGCGGGAGAGGGGCTCAACGGCCGCGCGCCCGTAACCGGCGAAAGACTCGACCGCGATACTCCGGCTTCGCCCCGCCCGACCACGCAGGAGCCGCAGCGATGA